One genomic region from Glaciimonas sp. PAMC28666 encodes:
- the queE gene encoding 7-carboxy-7-deazaguanine synthase, with the protein MTYSIKEIFYTLQGEGTHAGRPAVFCRFSGCNLWTGREEDRSKAICQFCDTDFVGTDGEGGGKFKSAEALAGTINALWPETYAQSKFVVFTGGEPLLQLDTALIDSMHACGFEIAIETNGTIDVPAGVDWICVSPKMGSVLKVRKGNELKVVIPQPGQSLASYETLDFDHFYLQAMDGPLLADNLHRAIETCKRNPKWKLSLQTHKLLQIP; encoded by the coding sequence GTGACCTACAGCATTAAAGAAATTTTCTACACACTTCAAGGCGAAGGCACCCATGCCGGTCGTCCCGCGGTATTTTGTCGCTTCAGTGGTTGCAATTTGTGGACCGGACGCGAGGAAGATCGTAGCAAAGCCATCTGCCAATTTTGTGACACCGATTTTGTGGGCACAGACGGTGAGGGCGGCGGCAAGTTCAAGAGCGCAGAAGCGCTGGCTGGCACGATCAACGCGTTGTGGCCAGAGACTTACGCCCAGTCCAAGTTTGTCGTCTTCACAGGCGGCGAACCCCTTCTACAATTGGATACCGCATTAATCGACAGCATGCACGCGTGCGGGTTTGAGATTGCGATAGAAACCAACGGCACCATCGATGTGCCAGCCGGGGTGGACTGGATCTGTGTCAGTCCGAAAATGGGGTCAGTGCTTAAAGTGCGCAAAGGCAATGAACTGAAGGTCGTAATTCCGCAACCTGGTCAATCGTTGGCATCATATGAAACCCTTGATTTCGATCATTTCTATTTACAGGCCATGGACGGCCCATTGTTGGCGGATAATCTGCATCGTGCAATTGAAACCTGCAAACGTAACCCAAAGTGGAAACTGAGCTTGCAGACGCACAAACTGTTGCAGATTCCCTGA
- the queD gene encoding 6-carboxytetrahydropterin synthase QueD: MLTITRKLEFDAGHRIPDHKSQCRNLHGHRYTLEITLVGAVIEVEGSSDNGMIMDFSDIKTLAKQHLVDVWDHAFIVYEKDTAVRDFLATLPDHKTVVIDRIPTVENLARTAYDILKAAYKDHYGTGLHLQKLVLHETPNCWAEISEEREYGSSGA; the protein is encoded by the coding sequence ATGTTAACCATTACCCGCAAGCTGGAATTCGATGCAGGTCATCGCATCCCCGATCACAAAAGCCAATGCCGCAATTTGCATGGACATCGTTACACGCTTGAAATTACGTTAGTCGGTGCCGTCATCGAAGTCGAGGGAAGTTCCGATAACGGCATGATTATGGATTTTTCAGACATCAAAACGCTGGCGAAACAGCATCTGGTGGACGTCTGGGACCATGCATTTATTGTGTATGAAAAAGATACCGCAGTGCGCGATTTTCTAGCAACCTTGCCGGACCATAAGACCGTCGTCATCGATCGTATTCCGACTGTCGAAAATCTTGCCCGTACCGCCTATGACATCCTCAAAGCGGCGTATAAAGATCACTACGGCACCGGCTTGCATTTGCAAAAACTGGTATTGCATGAGACCCCAAATTGCTGGGCCGAGATTTCCGAAGAGCGTGAATACGGTTCGTCTGGCGCTTAA
- the tadA gene encoding tRNA adenosine(34) deaminase TadA, whose product MDHLTQPQETAATDAIFMRQAMAQAHNAWALGEVPVGAVVVKDGIVIACGFNQPIGNHDPTAHAEIMALRAAAILLGNYRLPGCELYVTLEPCMMCAGAMMHARLARVIYGASDPKTGASGSVINVFEQEKLNHHTALSGGVLADECGTLLKQFFSERRLAQKKQPELL is encoded by the coding sequence ATGGACCATCTTACTCAGCCACAGGAAACAGCTGCAACCGATGCCATCTTCATGCGGCAAGCCATGGCACAAGCACACAACGCCTGGGCGCTCGGCGAAGTGCCGGTGGGCGCGGTCGTAGTCAAAGATGGCATTGTTATCGCCTGCGGGTTCAATCAGCCGATCGGCAACCATGATCCAACAGCGCATGCCGAAATAATGGCGTTACGCGCCGCAGCGATCCTGCTTGGCAACTATCGCCTCCCCGGTTGTGAACTGTATGTCACCCTTGAGCCCTGCATGATGTGCGCCGGGGCGATGATGCACGCACGTCTGGCACGCGTTATTTATGGCGCAAGTGACCCAAAGACCGGTGCCAGTGGTTCCGTCATCAACGTGTTCGAGCAAGAAAAACTCAATCATCACACCGCCTTAAGCGGTGGCGTATTAGCCGATGAATGTGGCACACTATTGAAACAGTTTTTTTCCGAACGTCGTCTGGCCCAAAAAAAACAACCTGAATTATTGTAA
- the ldcA gene encoding muramoyltetrapeptide carboxypeptidase has protein sequence MDQEAPDLSVDLEPVVLPVFAKKIGVALIAPGGYPLDDQALGRGILALQQQGCVVYNYYDSTEKYQRFGGTEPVRVAQIYAAIDNPQVQIVMAVRGSYGMSRLLPLLDFERIAASKKLFVGHSDFNAFSFALLAQTGMQSFAGPMLCSDFGDLTLSAFTMSHFWQSLRQTEQTLDVETVGNPDVDVTGTLWGGNLAMLNHLVGTAYFPQIDGGILFLEDIGEHPYRIERMMLQLHYAGVLAQQQAIVLGDFANYRLAEHDNGYDFDAMLTYLRSQISVPILTGLPFGHIRDKVTLPIGSQARLVSGSAGFQLNINSTLTLR, from the coding sequence ATGGATCAAGAAGCGCCCGATTTGTCAGTCGATCTGGAACCCGTCGTACTCCCGGTATTTGCCAAAAAAATCGGCGTCGCACTGATCGCCCCCGGCGGATATCCGCTCGACGATCAAGCGCTTGGGCGCGGCATTCTGGCCCTTCAACAGCAAGGCTGCGTGGTCTACAACTACTACGACAGCACGGAAAAGTATCAGCGCTTTGGTGGCACCGAGCCAGTGCGGGTTGCACAGATCTACGCCGCGATCGACAATCCACAAGTGCAGATTGTCATGGCAGTCCGTGGCAGTTATGGCATGTCGCGGCTGCTACCATTATTGGATTTTGAACGGATCGCAGCCAGCAAAAAGCTTTTCGTCGGTCACAGTGATTTTAATGCGTTTAGTTTCGCGCTGCTGGCGCAAACCGGAATGCAAAGTTTTGCCGGACCGATGCTGTGCAGCGATTTTGGCGATCTCACATTAAGCGCATTCACCATGTCGCATTTCTGGCAAAGCTTGCGCCAGACAGAGCAGACCCTCGACGTTGAGACGGTCGGTAATCCAGACGTGGACGTCACGGGTACTTTGTGGGGCGGAAATCTGGCGATGCTCAATCACTTGGTCGGCACAGCCTATTTTCCACAGATCGACGGGGGCATCTTGTTCCTTGAGGATATCGGGGAACATCCTTATCGCATTGAGCGCATGATGTTGCAACTGCACTATGCGGGAGTCCTGGCGCAGCAACAAGCAATCGTACTAGGTGATTTTGCAAACTATCGCTTGGCAGAGCATGACAACGGCTACGACTTTGATGCGATGCTAACCTATTTACGATCACAGATTTCTGTCCCAATACTGACCGGTTTACCGTTCGGCCACATCCGCGACAAAGTGACGCTACCAATTGGCAGCCAGGCGCGCCTGGTCTCTGGTTCAGCCGGGTTTCAGCTCAACATCAACAGCACACTTACATTGCGCTGA
- a CDS encoding DEAD/DEAH box helicase: MLTPCPAKALADVELWEEFHPAVSTWFLGTFKCPTEAQQLAWPLIRSGRATLVAAPTGSGKTLTAFLAAIDALVKESLRCEGNLPDVTSVIYVSPLKALSNDIRINLEAPLEGITRELTRMGLPDPCIRTAVRTGDTTSSERLAMRKRAPHILVTTPESLYVLLCSDSGRAMLAGTRTIIIDEIHAVAGSKRGSHLALSLERLDALCEQRPTRIGLSATQKPLDAVARFLVGRSVADDRSYSNDCAIVDVGHIRRRDLAIELPPIPLEAVMSNDVWELVYNRMAELVTLHRTTLVFVNTRRMAERVARHLAERLGTAAVAAHHGSLAKEYRLDAEQRLKRGDLRVLIATASLELGIDIGDVDLVCQVGSPRSIAALLQRVGRSGHQVGGMPKGRLFPSSRDDLIECAALLDCIRRDELDAIRIPRAPLDVLAQQIVAEVACQEWTEEALFAMIRRAEPYAEMARSEYDAILRMLTEGYTGRNGVRGAYLHRDTVAGTLRGRRGAKLTAVTSGGTIPDNADYTVLLEPQGHPIGTVNEDFAVESIAGDIFQLGNTSYRILKVETGRVRVEDAHGAPPSIPFWLGEAPGRSDELSAGVARLRAEIDRLLSVTVGLPRLRVAHAKSATVDLATTDHSALEHSSPSAESPALSAAIDWLMNEVGLDDAAARQIVHYLAPARAALGSLPTQDTLVMERFFDASEGMQLVLHTPFGSRINRAWGLALRKRFCRTFNFELQAAATEDAIVLSLSTSHSFALDEVWRYLKSGNAEQVLIQALLDAPLFNVRWRWNATVALALPRYSGGRKVAPQLQRMKSDDLLASVFPDQAACLENVVGERELPHHPLVAQTIDDCLHEAMDCDGWVALLRRIEQGEITLITRDLPTPSPLAMEILNAKPYAFLDDAPLEERRTQAVQSRRWTDPTSVDDISALDPDAIASVGEEAWPRVRDSDEMHEALVSLSFVTQTEASRYEGWQEWLDTLAGSGRATRMAIYPDLTDGIWVPLERLACLRAAYPEAVATPVLEQRQNKHIDWDADGNREWERDDAIVEILRARLSGFGPKVVSALSQIFDLPEATLTVALIRLEIEGYVMRGHFTPGTVAEEWCERHLLARIHRYTIKRLRREIEPVERQDFMRFLFDWQHLTLDTQLKGQNALTTIITQLEGFEAAAAAWESAILPARLEEYSSQWLDDLCRGGKVVWTRIAAPMRAGGGPLRSTPIVLLPRRNLSLWGALNNVVGQSETSAKAQRVHAALIRHGAMFFDELLTDTRLLPTELENALGELVSAGLINADSFAGLRALLVPAAKRAAHGRRRQRGWPVTTMDEAGRWASVRRETADSIIEAVPAAVPARKPRTDPLVLEHIAMVLLRRYGVVFWRLLEREAAWLPPWRDLLPVFHRLEARGELRGGRFVAGLSGEQFALPEAIPLLREIRRRAYDGGLVCISGVDPLNLCGTMLPGEKVPALNGNRVLFRDGVPIATIIAGTARYLIALAPLDQEPARAALTVRR; the protein is encoded by the coding sequence ATGCTTACCCCATGCCCCGCCAAAGCGCTAGCTGACGTCGAACTGTGGGAGGAATTTCATCCTGCCGTCTCGACGTGGTTTCTTGGCACTTTTAAGTGCCCTACGGAAGCGCAGCAACTTGCGTGGCCGTTAATTCGTAGCGGCCGTGCGACCCTGGTCGCGGCACCTACAGGATCGGGCAAAACGCTGACCGCTTTTTTGGCTGCCATCGACGCGCTGGTGAAGGAAAGCCTCAGGTGCGAAGGCAACTTGCCGGACGTGACGTCGGTGATCTATGTTTCACCATTGAAGGCGTTATCCAACGACATCCGCATCAATCTCGAGGCACCGTTAGAAGGAATCACCCGCGAACTCACCCGCATGGGGTTGCCTGATCCCTGTATTCGCACGGCCGTGCGCACCGGCGATACGACCTCCTCCGAACGACTGGCGATGCGCAAACGGGCGCCACATATTTTGGTGACTACGCCGGAATCGTTGTACGTACTGCTTTGTTCGGACAGTGGTCGGGCAATGCTGGCTGGCACCCGCACTATCATCATTGATGAAATTCATGCGGTGGCGGGCAGCAAGCGCGGTAGCCATCTGGCGCTCAGTCTGGAACGGCTGGATGCATTATGCGAGCAGCGCCCGACGCGGATTGGTTTGTCGGCGACACAAAAACCGCTGGATGCCGTTGCGCGGTTTCTGGTCGGCCGCTCTGTGGCAGATGATCGCAGCTACAGCAACGACTGCGCTATTGTTGACGTGGGTCACATTCGTCGACGCGATCTGGCGATTGAATTGCCACCGATACCACTCGAAGCTGTGATGTCGAATGACGTGTGGGAACTGGTGTATAACCGCATGGCGGAGCTGGTGACGCTACACCGTACAACATTGGTATTCGTTAATACCCGCCGTATGGCAGAACGCGTGGCGCGCCATTTGGCCGAGCGCCTCGGGACTGCTGCAGTTGCCGCGCATCACGGCAGTCTCGCCAAGGAATACCGTCTGGATGCCGAACAGCGGCTTAAGCGCGGTGACCTGCGCGTATTGATTGCCACCGCTTCGCTGGAACTTGGTATCGATATAGGCGATGTCGACTTGGTGTGTCAGGTGGGGTCACCGCGCAGCATCGCTGCTTTATTACAACGTGTCGGACGTTCCGGTCACCAGGTTGGCGGCATGCCCAAAGGCCGATTGTTTCCTTCATCCCGCGATGACTTAATCGAGTGTGCCGCACTGCTGGATTGCATCAGACGCGACGAGCTGGACGCCATCCGCATCCCCCGCGCACCGCTCGACGTTTTGGCCCAGCAGATTGTGGCTGAAGTCGCCTGTCAGGAATGGACCGAAGAGGCGTTATTTGCGATGATCCGACGCGCTGAGCCTTACGCAGAAATGGCGCGTTCAGAATATGACGCAATCTTGCGCATGCTGACTGAAGGCTATACGGGCCGAAACGGGGTAAGGGGTGCTTATTTGCATCGCGACACGGTCGCTGGAACGCTGCGCGGGCGCAGAGGTGCCAAGTTGACGGCCGTAACTTCCGGCGGCACCATTCCTGACAATGCGGATTACACCGTGTTGCTGGAACCGCAGGGACATCCTATCGGAACGGTCAATGAAGATTTTGCCGTCGAAAGCATCGCGGGCGATATTTTTCAACTCGGGAATACGTCCTATCGGATCTTGAAGGTGGAAACCGGACGGGTACGCGTGGAGGACGCCCACGGTGCACCGCCGAGTATTCCATTTTGGCTTGGAGAAGCGCCCGGCAGAAGCGACGAACTTTCGGCTGGGGTAGCCCGCCTGCGCGCCGAAATTGATCGGTTACTGTCCGTCACCGTCGGACTTCCGCGCCTTCGGGTTGCGCACGCCAAATCAGCCACGGTTGACCTTGCCACAACTGACCATTCCGCGCTTGAGCATTCCTCCCCAAGCGCAGAAAGTCCGGCTCTGTCAGCCGCCATCGACTGGCTGATGAATGAAGTTGGCCTTGACGATGCGGCTGCACGTCAGATTGTGCATTATCTTGCACCCGCCCGCGCCGCATTGGGTTCGCTGCCGACGCAGGACACACTAGTGATGGAACGCTTTTTTGATGCGTCGGAAGGCATGCAACTGGTGTTGCACACGCCTTTTGGCAGCCGCATCAATCGCGCTTGGGGGCTGGCGCTGCGCAAGCGCTTTTGTCGGACCTTTAATTTTGAATTACAGGCTGCCGCTACAGAAGACGCTATCGTTTTATCGCTATCGACCAGCCATAGTTTCGCTCTCGATGAAGTCTGGCGCTATTTAAAGTCCGGTAATGCAGAGCAGGTTTTGATTCAGGCACTGCTCGACGCGCCACTATTTAACGTGCGCTGGCGCTGGAACGCGACGGTTGCATTGGCGTTGCCGCGGTATAGCGGTGGCCGCAAGGTCGCGCCCCAGTTACAGCGGATGAAAAGCGATGACCTGTTAGCATCAGTTTTTCCCGATCAGGCCGCTTGCCTTGAGAACGTGGTTGGCGAACGCGAACTGCCTCATCATCCGTTGGTAGCGCAAACCATTGACGATTGTCTGCATGAGGCGATGGATTGTGACGGCTGGGTGGCGCTGCTGCGGCGTATCGAGCAAGGAGAAATAACACTGATCACCCGCGATCTGCCGACGCCGTCGCCGCTCGCCATGGAGATACTGAATGCCAAGCCTTATGCTTTTCTTGACGATGCGCCATTAGAAGAACGCCGCACCCAGGCTGTGCAAAGTCGTCGATGGACTGATCCCACTTCGGTCGATGATATCAGTGCACTGGACCCCGACGCCATCGCCAGCGTCGGTGAAGAAGCGTGGCCCCGCGTGCGCGATAGCGACGAGATGCATGAGGCGTTGGTGAGCCTGTCGTTCGTGACCCAAACCGAGGCCAGCCGATATGAAGGCTGGCAAGAGTGGCTGGACACCCTGGCGGGTAGCGGCCGCGCCACCCGCATGGCGATTTACCCTGATCTGACTGACGGCATCTGGGTTCCTCTGGAACGGTTGGCTTGCCTTCGGGCCGCTTACCCGGAAGCGGTTGCCACACCGGTGCTGGAGCAACGGCAAAATAAGCATATCGATTGGGATGCTGATGGTAATCGTGAGTGGGAACGCGATGATGCGATAGTAGAAATCCTCCGGGCGCGGCTTTCTGGATTTGGCCCAAAGGTGGTATCAGCGCTGTCGCAGATTTTTGACTTGCCTGAGGCGACGCTGACCGTCGCGCTCATTCGGCTTGAAATAGAAGGTTATGTCATGCGCGGGCACTTTACACCCGGCACGGTCGCGGAAGAATGGTGTGAACGGCATTTGTTGGCGCGCATCCATCGTTACACCATCAAGCGCTTGCGGCGTGAAATAGAACCGGTGGAACGTCAGGACTTTATGCGCTTTCTATTTGACTGGCAACATTTGACCCTTGATACGCAATTAAAGGGCCAAAACGCATTGACCACCATTATCACGCAACTAGAAGGATTTGAAGCAGCCGCTGCTGCCTGGGAAAGCGCAATCCTGCCGGCACGTCTTGAAGAGTACTCCTCTCAGTGGCTGGATGATCTGTGTCGCGGCGGCAAAGTGGTGTGGACCCGGATCGCCGCACCGATGCGTGCTGGTGGCGGACCGTTGCGCAGCACCCCGATTGTGCTTCTGCCGCGCCGTAATTTGTCACTCTGGGGTGCGCTTAACAACGTCGTTGGGCAGTCCGAGACCTCCGCAAAGGCGCAACGCGTACACGCTGCGCTAATACGCCACGGCGCAATGTTCTTCGATGAACTACTTACCGATACGCGCTTGCTGCCGACCGAGCTAGAGAACGCTTTAGGCGAACTGGTCTCGGCCGGTTTGATCAATGCCGACAGCTTTGCAGGGCTGCGCGCGCTGCTGGTCCCGGCAGCTAAACGCGCTGCGCACGGGCGACGCCGTCAACGTGGCTGGCCAGTGACCACGATGGATGAAGCCGGACGTTGGGCATCAGTGCGGCGCGAGACGGCAGATAGCATCATTGAGGCGGTGCCAGCAGCCGTCCCTGCCAGAAAACCACGCACCGACCCGTTGGTGCTGGAGCATATTGCCATGGTGTTGCTACGCCGCTACGGTGTGGTGTTCTGGCGATTGCTCGAACGGGAAGCCGCCTGGCTGCCACCATGGCGCGACTTGCTGCCGGTTTTTCACCGCCTGGAAGCCCGGGGCGAACTTCGCGGGGGACGGTTTGTGGCGGGATTATCGGGAGAACAATTTGCTCTCCCGGAAGCGATCCCGTTGCTGCGAGAAATACGCCGGCGCGCCTATGACGGCGGTCTGGTATGTATCTCCGGGGTTGATCCCCTCAACCTCTGCGGAACCATGCTGCCGGGTGAAAAAGTTCCTGCTTTAAATGGGAACCGGGTGCTGTTTCGGGATGGAGTGCCAATCGCAACGATCATTGCCGGCACCGCCCGCTATCTGATCGCGTTGGCACCGCTCGATCAGGAACCCGCACGGGCGGCGCTGACCGTTCGGCGCTAG
- a CDS encoding ABC transporter substrate-binding protein, with translation MKLTSKKLLTSALFLGLGFAAASNAFADKPLVLGFAQVGAESEWRSANTASIKDAASKAGVTLKFSDAQQKQENQIKAIRSYIAQKVDVIAFSPVVESGWDTVLKEAKSAKIPVILTDRAVNVTDKSLYVTFIGSDFVEEGHRAGRWLLERAKTMPAGDINIVELQGTVGSAPAIDRKAGFEQEIASNPRLKIIRSQTGDFTRAKGKEVMEAFLKAEGKKINVLYAHNDDMAIGAIQAIEEAGLKPGKDILIISVDGVKGAFEAMMAGKLNVTVECSPLLGPQLMQVAKDIVAGKTVPKRITTIEGVFPAEVAAKEFPNRKY, from the coding sequence ATGAAATTGACAAGCAAAAAATTACTTACGTCCGCGCTATTTTTGGGACTAGGATTCGCGGCTGCCTCGAATGCATTCGCCGACAAACCACTAGTCCTGGGTTTTGCACAGGTAGGTGCTGAAAGTGAATGGCGCAGCGCCAACACGGCGTCTATTAAAGATGCCGCCAGCAAAGCGGGGGTCACACTGAAATTCTCGGACGCGCAACAAAAACAAGAGAATCAGATCAAAGCCATTCGCTCCTACATTGCGCAGAAGGTTGATGTGATCGCATTCTCTCCGGTGGTTGAATCCGGCTGGGACACTGTGCTGAAAGAAGCCAAAAGCGCAAAAATTCCCGTTATCCTGACCGATCGCGCCGTCAACGTCACTGATAAATCTCTCTATGTCACCTTCATTGGTTCCGACTTTGTAGAAGAAGGACACCGCGCCGGTCGCTGGTTGTTAGAGCGCGCTAAAACCATGCCAGCTGGAGACATTAATATCGTTGAATTGCAAGGCACGGTAGGTTCTGCCCCGGCGATTGATCGCAAAGCTGGTTTCGAGCAAGAAATCGCCAGCAATCCACGGCTCAAAATCATCCGCTCGCAAACCGGAGATTTCACCCGTGCCAAAGGCAAGGAAGTGATGGAAGCTTTTCTAAAAGCGGAAGGTAAGAAGATCAACGTTCTCTACGCCCATAACGACGACATGGCAATTGGCGCAATTCAGGCAATCGAAGAAGCTGGCCTGAAACCAGGCAAAGACATTCTGATCATTTCCGTGGATGGCGTAAAAGGCGCATTCGAAGCCATGATGGCCGGCAAATTAAACGTCACCGTTGAATGTAGTCCATTGCTCGGACCGCAATTGATGCAAGTGGCCAAAGACATCGTCGCCGGTAAAACGGTGCCGAAACGGATCACCACCATAGAAGGCGTGTTCCCTGCAGAAGTCGCTGCTAAAGAGTTTCCGAACCGTAAATATTAA
- a CDS encoding aldose 1-epimerase — translation MIKTRLSQPLTSVRMIELQSATQRLQVLPTLGGSIAAWDWKLGQQWSPLLRQWDGKSKDRYAMACFPLVPWSNRITEGGFMHQGQHYPVLENRPGEPYPIHGDGWLQKWRVASHTSDTIQLTLKSNRFDGNPHSYRCSQTLTLSDNGLSITLAVTHLGTESLPYGLGLHPYFPRNAETRFSSRAEGVWLSGHDPIPTAHTRCFPQTWNYNQPAPLEGPMIDNCFSGWDGKALISYPDRGLQLSMTMDNCSSYSLMYRPPGHDYFCFEPITHPIDAFHISGKPGLVTLARGQTLLMKTHFRVSAM, via the coding sequence ATGATAAAAACGAGACTGTCACAGCCGTTAACATCCGTGCGGATGATTGAGCTGCAATCGGCAACACAACGCCTGCAAGTTCTGCCTACCCTGGGCGGAAGTATTGCAGCATGGGACTGGAAATTGGGTCAGCAATGGAGTCCATTGTTGCGGCAATGGGATGGCAAATCAAAGGATCGGTACGCCATGGCATGTTTTCCATTGGTGCCCTGGTCAAATCGGATTACCGAGGGTGGCTTTATGCATCAGGGACAGCATTATCCTGTGCTTGAAAATCGGCCGGGCGAACCTTATCCGATACACGGTGACGGTTGGTTGCAAAAATGGCGGGTTGCCAGCCACACTTCCGACACCATTCAACTGACCCTGAAATCAAATCGCTTTGATGGCAATCCGCATAGTTATCGCTGTAGTCAGACGTTAACCTTATCGGACAATGGCCTGTCGATAACGCTAGCCGTTACGCATTTGGGTACCGAGTCGCTGCCATATGGCTTGGGATTGCACCCTTACTTTCCACGGAACGCGGAAACCCGTTTCAGCTCCCGCGCCGAAGGGGTCTGGCTTTCAGGGCACGATCCTATTCCTACGGCGCACACAAGGTGCTTTCCGCAGACGTGGAACTACAACCAACCAGCGCCGCTGGAAGGACCAATGATTGATAACTGCTTTTCTGGTTGGGACGGAAAGGCGTTGATCAGCTACCCTGACCGGGGGCTGCAACTATCAATGACGATGGATAACTGTAGCAGTTATAGTTTGATGTATCGTCCGCCGGGCCATGATTATTTTTGCTTCGAACCGATCACCCATCCGATTGACGCATTCCATATTTCGGGAAAGCCAGGTCTGGTGACACTGGCCCGTGGCCAAACCCTCTTAATGAAAACGCACTTTCGGGTCAGCGCAATGTAA